A window of Leptospira hartskeerlii contains these coding sequences:
- a CDS encoding alpha/beta fold hydrolase, whose amino-acid sequence MLQFGSDSKIATLPSGIRISYRIFPGKSKVPLFCVHGLTGNLKNFEPIAQGLSKKGITVIVYDLRGRGNSDKPKEEYSARVHAQDLKELSSILGYSKISILSHSLGAWITLRFAEKFASFLEKAVLIDGGGELSIKRKISNLLMIQGSLARLGRRIPSKEIYLQEAKKSPLLSAWNTNIQNFLLYELELVGTLSTSLMPGDTFYGPVLCSIPPFVIDSELKNMGGAMKPAGIIARIFKDPKEFFKTLKENKVMPYSALHCPVLVIRALKPNFKAGDELLPSTAIEKMKEKIKNLKVYELTDKNHYESVLLEDKDRDQEIFKFLRS is encoded by the coding sequence ATGTTACAATTCGGTTCGGATTCCAAAATAGCTACTCTACCTTCCGGAATCCGAATCTCCTATCGGATCTTTCCAGGCAAATCAAAAGTCCCTCTTTTCTGTGTTCACGGCTTGACAGGAAATCTAAAAAACTTCGAACCAATTGCACAAGGGCTCTCCAAAAAAGGGATCACAGTGATCGTATATGATCTACGAGGAAGAGGCAATTCGGATAAACCAAAAGAAGAATATTCCGCGAGAGTCCACGCACAAGATTTAAAAGAACTGTCTAGTATATTAGGATATTCTAAAATATCTATACTTTCCCATTCATTAGGTGCCTGGATCACTCTTAGATTTGCGGAGAAGTTCGCAAGTTTCCTGGAAAAGGCAGTATTGATAGACGGAGGTGGAGAACTTTCGATCAAACGTAAAATTTCAAATCTGCTGATGATCCAAGGCTCTTTAGCCCGTTTGGGCAGAAGGATCCCGAGTAAGGAAATATATCTGCAAGAGGCTAAAAAGTCCCCCCTTCTTTCGGCTTGGAATACGAATATTCAAAATTTCTTATTGTACGAGTTAGAATTAGTCGGAACACTTTCTACTTCTTTAATGCCTGGAGATACTTTTTATGGACCGGTGCTTTGTTCTATTCCCCCATTTGTAATCGATTCCGAACTAAAGAATATGGGTGGAGCAATGAAGCCTGCAGGAATTATTGCCAGGATCTTCAAAGATCCAAAAGAATTTTTCAAAACTCTAAAAGAAAATAAAGTCATGCCTTATTCCGCTTTGCATTGCCCGGTTCTCGTGATCCGCGCCCTGAAACCGAATTTCAAAGCGGGAGACGAACTTTTACCTTCTACCGCTATAGAGAAGATGAAAGAGAAGATCAAAAACCTGAAAGTTTATGAACTAACGGATAAGAATCATTATGAATCCGTGTTATTGGAAGATAAGGATAGAGATCAGGAAATATTCAAATTTTTGAGATCTTAA
- a CDS encoding sensor histidine kinase: MKSSFFPYWCILLDPSGLIIETNLPLDSWRQNPLSYFLDGTEKIQGEKGSTVLSWQPGKSPLSFPGNIGIIASWTLTHGIFWIRMDPMEEGSDSLLENSFWKEFLSSDRPFRQIFETNQAIKWILDPDSGDILYANQAAIQFYGYSQEELLQMKITDINIFTKEQIFEEMKQAALEARQYFRFRHKLKSGEIREMEVYSGPLQFGGKRVLFSILYDVTERVKAISLLEESERRYRSLVESASDSIIITNFETKILEVNKRICELLEYTKEELQTFSLKDILDKDSLADALQRIPVLEIGKPVILNRKFKSRSGRIIEAEVNAVRIDESRYMGIVRDVTERNCMTRTLERSLKEKEAMLQEIHHRVKNNLQVVSSLLGLQYENTEDPNLKRILQECENRVKSMGFVHAELYRSENFAAVDLENYFTTVSSNLIRAYGGVPRIQLQLNVRPLEVSIERAIPLGLILNELLTNSLKYAFPQDRTGKIQVSIFKEEQNIIFSYSDNGVGFRKENHNGSGTIGIQLIEILSRQLKASSEFTSENGVVFRLRIPDRNVGK, from the coding sequence ATGAAATCTTCCTTCTTTCCATACTGGTGCATTCTTCTGGACCCTTCCGGATTGATCATCGAGACCAATCTTCCCTTGGATTCCTGGAGACAAAATCCACTTTCCTATTTTTTGGATGGAACAGAGAAAATCCAAGGGGAGAAGGGCAGCACAGTCCTTTCTTGGCAGCCCGGAAAAAGTCCTCTTTCATTTCCAGGGAACATCGGGATCATCGCGAGTTGGACCCTTACTCATGGAATATTTTGGATTAGAATGGATCCAATGGAAGAAGGCTCCGATTCTCTTCTAGAAAATTCTTTTTGGAAGGAATTCCTATCTAGCGACAGACCATTCCGTCAAATTTTTGAGACCAACCAGGCGATTAAATGGATCTTAGATCCTGATTCAGGGGATATTTTATACGCGAACCAAGCAGCGATCCAGTTTTACGGATATAGCCAAGAAGAACTCCTTCAAATGAAGATCACCGATATTAATATCTTCACGAAAGAACAGATTTTCGAAGAGATGAAACAAGCTGCTCTCGAGGCCAGACAATACTTCCGATTCAGACATAAATTAAAAAGCGGAGAAATTCGCGAGATGGAAGTTTATAGCGGACCTTTACAGTTCGGTGGTAAAAGGGTGCTATTCTCCATTCTATACGATGTTACGGAAAGAGTGAAGGCAATTTCTTTATTAGAAGAAAGTGAAAGAAGATATCGTTCCTTAGTGGAGAGCGCTTCCGATTCGATCATCATTACAAATTTTGAAACCAAAATTTTAGAAGTGAACAAAAGGATTTGCGAACTTCTGGAATACACAAAAGAAGAACTCCAAACTTTCAGTTTAAAGGATATTCTCGACAAAGATAGTTTAGCGGATGCTTTGCAAAGAATTCCGGTATTAGAAATCGGTAAACCCGTAATCTTAAATAGAAAATTCAAAAGTAGATCCGGTAGGATCATAGAAGCTGAAGTGAATGCAGTTCGTATAGATGAGTCCCGTTACATGGGAATCGTACGTGATGTGACCGAAAGAAATTGTATGACCAGGACTTTGGAGAGATCTTTAAAAGAAAAGGAGGCGATGCTACAAGAAATCCACCATAGGGTCAAAAATAATCTCCAAGTTGTTTCCAGTCTTCTCGGCCTACAATACGAGAATACGGAGGACCCAAATCTAAAAAGGATCTTGCAAGAATGTGAGAATAGAGTCAAATCAATGGGATTCGTTCACGCGGAACTCTATAGATCTGAAAATTTCGCTGCAGTAGATCTAGAAAATTATTTCACAACAGTTTCTTCTAATTTGATCCGAGCCTATGGGGGTGTTCCTCGTATCCAACTCCAACTGAATGTTCGTCCCTTGGAAGTGAGTATAGAAAGAGCGATTCCTTTAGGGTTGATCTTAAATGAACTTCTCACCAACTCCTTAAAATATGCATTTCCGCAAGACCGTACCGGAAAAATTCAAGTCAGTATCTTTAAAGAAGAACAGAATATCATCTTCTCGTACTCTGACAACGGGGTAGGTTTCCGAAAAGAGAATCATAATGGCTCAGGGACGATCGGCATCCAGCTTATTGAGATCTTGTCTAGGCAGCTAAAGGCAAGCTCCGAATTTACTTCGGAAAATGGAGTTGTTTTTCGTCTTAGAATTCCGGACCGGAATGTAGGAAAGTAG
- the pgsW gene encoding poly-gamma-glutamate system protein, protein MYWKSSNKSVLYYLALAVVSIFGMYLVEYFRYEKVQEYYSEKIEAAKLTAKAFQEIKRYKESKNIKIDLDSDPSGSGLIGEFFTPVTSNLGSLKAKQSSINPNFGALVLEYLIQAGVKKGDAVAVSLSGSFPALNIAVYSAAKVLELKLVIISSLTSSQWGANDPEFLWPDMEIFLYTQGIFPYKSSGYSWGGIEDQAFGMSKEASKNLQNSASKNSLPMLHSKNYSDSLEERIGLYSSVIPYSEYKAYINVGGGTVSVGTKKNSGEFSPGLNLKHPIVHDGRDSVMRRFANLGIPIIHLVRVEELATQNGFTIQPKKLPEIGEGKIFKRSEYDPRLAAAVLAGILVLLYIFFKRDHFIEEDRDESL, encoded by the coding sequence ATGTATTGGAAATCTTCCAACAAATCCGTTCTGTATTATTTAGCCTTGGCAGTAGTTTCTATTTTTGGAATGTACTTAGTGGAATATTTTCGTTATGAAAAAGTGCAGGAATACTATTCTGAAAAAATAGAGGCTGCAAAACTTACCGCTAAGGCGTTTCAAGAGATCAAACGTTATAAAGAATCTAAAAATATAAAGATAGATCTGGATTCCGATCCTTCTGGCTCGGGATTAATCGGCGAATTTTTTACACCTGTGACGAGTAATTTAGGCTCGCTTAAAGCAAAACAAAGTTCTATCAATCCGAACTTTGGTGCTTTGGTTCTGGAGTATCTCATCCAAGCTGGGGTTAAAAAAGGAGACGCAGTCGCAGTTTCTCTCTCTGGTTCATTTCCTGCTTTAAATATTGCGGTGTATTCTGCTGCTAAAGTTTTGGAACTGAAACTTGTGATTATCTCCAGTCTAACTTCTTCTCAATGGGGAGCGAATGATCCTGAATTTTTATGGCCGGATATGGAGATATTTCTTTATACTCAGGGGATTTTTCCTTATAAGTCCTCGGGCTACAGTTGGGGAGGGATCGAGGACCAGGCATTTGGGATGTCGAAAGAAGCGTCGAAGAACCTACAAAATTCCGCCTCCAAAAATTCACTTCCGATGCTCCATTCTAAGAATTACTCAGATAGCTTGGAAGAAAGAATAGGTTTGTATTCGTCAGTCATTCCGTATTCAGAGTATAAGGCTTATATCAATGTGGGCGGCGGAACTGTTTCTGTAGGAACCAAGAAGAATTCTGGAGAATTTTCTCCTGGTCTAAATCTAAAGCATCCAATTGTCCATGACGGAAGAGATTCGGTCATGAGGCGCTTTGCAAATTTAGGAATTCCTATCATTCATTTGGTGCGAGTAGAAGAACTTGCGACCCAGAATGGATTTACGATCCAACCTAAAAAACTTCCGGAAATTGGAGAGGGTAAAATATTCAAAAGATCGGAATATGATCCTCGTTTGGCTGCCGCAGTTTTAGCGGGGATCCTAGTTTTACTTTATATATTTTTCAAAAGAGATCATTTTATAGAAGAAGATCGGGACGAATCTCTTTAA
- a CDS encoding cyclic nucleotide-binding domain-containing protein — translation MQHTTEEILHQIYLFSSFSMDELAKIAEKTKYKVLEQGDAVYQEGNEAKAFYVVMYGTLKILTSTEKGNDVNVTTIATGDHFGEFPFLDQGKRAGTVEAMERCELLEIPFEHLQHILDSDKELALKFYKGITTYLVKRMRLLTHDLAYARELKKRYS, via the coding sequence ATGCAACACACTACAGAAGAAATCCTACACCAGATTTATTTATTTTCCAGCTTCTCTATGGATGAATTGGCTAAAATAGCGGAGAAGACAAAATACAAGGTGCTTGAACAAGGGGACGCGGTTTACCAAGAAGGGAACGAGGCAAAAGCGTTCTATGTGGTAATGTACGGAACCCTAAAAATTTTGACCTCCACCGAAAAAGGGAACGATGTAAACGTAACTACGATCGCAACCGGAGACCATTTCGGAGAATTCCCATTTTTGGATCAGGGAAAAAGAGCCGGGACAGTAGAAGCAATGGAACGTTGCGAACTTTTAGAAATTCCTTTCGAACATCTGCAACATATTCTGGATTCCGATAAGGAACTCGCTCTGAAATTTTATAAAGGTATCACCACCTACTTGGTGAAAAGAATGAGACTTTTGACTCATGACTTGGCTTACGCAAGAGAATTAAAAAAACGTTATTCGTGA
- a CDS encoding PAS domain-containing sensor histidine kinase, whose amino-acid sequence MALAKLLKWFQNRNLRKKIEKEIRALAPEVFNDYLYRVDVLDNGNLILSWANEGFLKFCGISAEDLNQPWAAADPKYFHQDDLDMIRQRVRSLLSGSSRTDEYRVYGPDGQIRWLRDHAHPIWDPVQKRVSQIYGSIQDLTPLRKSEIILQDQLSYTNILLDSTEEWVIRVNQTGKIQYVNSSGRSEVRRQFGIELLPDSKILSLISETHREIFQAQLNKAFSGAKVKWHFSKLFPVQPNSELEVSFAPLSKEGTIKEVVIFLKDVTLRTVWETALLASEEKYRKLVEVSPDAIGLHADGKVIYINQTGLKMLGYESMEEVEGRPIAEFIHPDSRQVVAERVLKAMLKSEPLEPIEEKFIRKDGTEISVEVSGVAFEQRGQKLMQVIVRDITERKKAELELSELRKKILQTNDRLQAIIEGVKESICAVDMDLRVISCNTAFELMVWKLYGKRITVGQSIWDIAIDNPEEKERIIRNWSRALTGEVFKMERKISGLIKDSIVLEINYSSIRDESHNMIGATQIIRDVTDRYQYEETLRKSLEEKEVMLKEIHHRVKNNLQVVSSLLSLQTDFTDDPKLVSILKECERRIQSMALVHKELYQNDTIADADFTEYLNNLLVALVQSYGANKKVGYSIESQDIRLNLDFAIPLALVFNELVSNSLKYAFPGDRKGEIFISISKKDNGLSISIGDNGVGLPKNVNVRNSEGLGLQLVGMLLDKLKAKWGLETVDIGTRYKIELPIPK is encoded by the coding sequence ATGGCTCTTGCCAAACTTCTAAAATGGTTTCAAAATCGGAATCTTCGAAAAAAAATAGAAAAAGAGATCCGTGCTCTCGCGCCAGAAGTATTTAACGATTATCTTTACCGAGTAGACGTATTAGATAACGGAAATCTAATATTAAGCTGGGCAAACGAAGGATTTTTAAAATTCTGCGGGATCAGTGCAGAAGACCTGAATCAACCTTGGGCGGCTGCAGATCCTAAATATTTTCACCAAGACGATCTGGATATGATCAGACAAAGAGTCAGATCATTACTATCCGGATCTTCTCGAACAGACGAATATAGAGTATATGGTCCCGATGGACAGATCCGTTGGTTGAGAGATCATGCTCATCCCATCTGGGATCCTGTCCAAAAAAGAGTCTCCCAGATCTATGGCTCCATTCAAGATCTAACTCCATTAAGAAAAAGTGAAATAATCCTACAGGACCAACTTTCCTATACAAATATCCTTTTGGATAGCACAGAAGAATGGGTTATTCGTGTAAACCAAACAGGGAAGATACAATATGTAAATTCTTCCGGAAGGTCCGAGGTCAGAAGACAATTCGGGATAGAATTACTTCCGGATTCTAAGATTCTTTCTTTGATCTCTGAAACTCATAGAGAAATTTTTCAAGCACAGTTAAACAAGGCATTTTCAGGTGCCAAGGTCAAATGGCATTTCTCAAAATTATTCCCTGTCCAGCCTAATTCAGAACTGGAAGTATCCTTTGCCCCTTTATCTAAAGAGGGAACGATTAAAGAAGTCGTAATATTCTTAAAAGACGTGACTCTGCGAACCGTTTGGGAAACAGCTCTGCTTGCAAGCGAAGAGAAATATAGAAAATTAGTAGAAGTTTCTCCGGATGCAATCGGCTTACATGCTGACGGAAAAGTAATCTATATCAACCAAACCGGTCTTAAAATGCTCGGTTATGAATCCATGGAGGAAGTAGAAGGAAGACCGATCGCAGAATTTATACATCCTGATTCCAGACAGGTCGTAGCAGAAAGAGTTCTGAAAGCGATGCTCAAATCCGAACCTTTGGAACCGATCGAAGAAAAATTCATCCGAAAAGATGGAACAGAGATCTCTGTAGAAGTTTCCGGAGTTGCATTCGAACAAAGGGGTCAAAAATTAATGCAGGTGATTGTCCGAGACATCACTGAAAGAAAAAAAGCTGAACTCGAATTAAGCGAACTCAGAAAGAAGATCCTACAAACAAACGATAGGCTCCAAGCAATCATCGAAGGTGTGAAAGAGTCTATATGCGCAGTGGATATGGATTTAAGAGTCATCTCCTGCAATACGGCGTTCGAACTTATGGTTTGGAAACTATATGGTAAAAGGATCACGGTAGGCCAATCGATTTGGGATATTGCGATAGATAATCCGGAAGAAAAGGAAAGAATTATTCGAAATTGGAGTAGAGCCCTGACTGGAGAAGTTTTCAAAATGGAGAGAAAAATTTCAGGTCTCATCAAAGATTCCATAGTGCTCGAGATCAATTATAGTTCGATCCGAGACGAAAGCCATAATATGATAGGTGCCACTCAGATCATTCGTGACGTGACTGATAGATACCAATATGAAGAAACTTTAAGAAAATCCTTGGAAGAGAAGGAAGTGATGTTGAAGGAGATCCATCATAGGGTTAAAAACAATCTTCAAGTAGTTTCCAGTCTTTTGAGCTTACAGACAGATTTTACCGACGATCCAAAGTTAGTTTCTATTCTGAAAGAATGTGAGAGAAGGATCCAATCCATGGCTCTTGTCCATAAGGAACTTTATCAAAACGATACGATTGCGGATGCTGATTTCACGGAATATCTAAACAATTTACTCGTAGCGTTAGTCCAGTCGTATGGTGCAAACAAAAAAGTGGGTTATTCTATAGAGTCCCAAGATATACGTTTAAATTTGGATTTCGCGATCCCGCTTGCATTGGTGTTCAACGAACTAGTTTCAAATTCCTTAAAATACGCGTTCCCTGGAGATCGAAAAGGAGAGATTTTCATTTCCATCTCCAAAAAAGACAACGGACTTTCTATTTCCATCGGAGACAATGGAGTTGGACTTCCTAAAAACGTAAACGTAAGAAATTCGGAAGGATTGGGATTACAATTGGTAGGAATGTTATTGGATAAACTAAAAGCAAAATGGGGGCTGGAAACGGTAGATATAGGAACCAGATACAAAATAGAACTTCCAATCCCTAAATGA
- a CDS encoding ABC-F family ATP-binding cassette domain-containing protein yields MNLISVDKVGKSIGEKQLFQGLSFGIDEGEKTGLLGINGSGKSTLLRILLGIEEPDTGKVVRNKELKISFLSQFPEFDPNKTVLEHILSGSGILLDTVRRYEKACIELEKGGEEAEKEYHLAMEEMDSKQAWELESKLKNILRELNIPDLSRKMGELSGGMAKKVSLAQALTDESNFLVLDEPTNHLDIDAILWLQDFLKSTDKAVLLVTHDRYFLEEIANRILEIDRGNFRVYPGNYDLYLEKKVEMQVIEEKEEAKRKSFLRTELEWLKRQPKARGTKQKARTDRAIEVMERKKAGKDIVLDISVSGRRLGGKILELKNIKKSYPRIELISGFSYVFKAKERIGIVGPNGAGKTTLLNLITGREKADSGDVAAGLNTSFGYFDQLGKELPGPKKVLEYVKEEIAPTIKMNDGTSWTASQFLERFLFPPQLQQTKIERLSGGEKKRLYLILLLMKNPNFLVLDEPTNDLDIPTLSVLEEFLDDFPGVVLVVSHDRYFMDRVTDYLFVFKGEGKIDRFPGNYSEYLEYREYEEKETKTNTPKQPEKQTDNKKKGLSYQDKRKLEILEKEILSLETEEKELVQNLQSTDPELARKSGERLSNLQEELQRKVAEWEDLASKE; encoded by the coding sequence ATGAATCTAATCTCTGTAGATAAGGTCGGCAAATCTATCGGCGAAAAACAACTCTTCCAGGGCTTAAGCTTCGGGATAGACGAGGGAGAAAAAACAGGATTACTCGGGATCAACGGATCGGGAAAATCCACCTTACTTAGGATCTTGCTCGGAATAGAAGAACCGGACACAGGCAAAGTGGTCCGCAACAAAGAACTCAAAATTTCATTCTTATCCCAATTCCCTGAATTCGATCCGAACAAAACCGTATTAGAGCATATACTTTCCGGTTCAGGAATACTTTTAGATACAGTCAGAAGATATGAAAAAGCGTGCATTGAATTGGAAAAAGGCGGAGAAGAAGCCGAAAAAGAATATCATCTCGCAATGGAAGAAATGGATTCCAAACAGGCATGGGAACTGGAATCCAAACTTAAAAATATATTAAGAGAACTGAATATACCCGATCTTTCCCGAAAAATGGGAGAACTCTCGGGCGGAATGGCCAAAAAAGTTTCCCTCGCACAAGCCTTGACAGACGAATCCAATTTTTTGGTATTAGACGAACCTACCAACCACCTGGATATAGATGCAATCCTTTGGCTCCAGGACTTCCTAAAAAGTACGGACAAAGCGGTCTTACTTGTCACACACGATAGATACTTTTTAGAAGAGATCGCAAACCGTATCTTAGAGATAGATAGAGGAAACTTCAGAGTTTATCCCGGAAATTATGATCTATATCTGGAAAAAAAAGTAGAGATGCAGGTTATCGAAGAAAAGGAAGAAGCAAAACGAAAATCTTTTCTTAGAACGGAACTTGAATGGTTGAAACGTCAGCCTAAAGCCAGGGGCACAAAACAAAAAGCTAGAACCGATCGTGCGATTGAAGTAATGGAAAGAAAGAAGGCAGGCAAAGATATCGTCCTGGATATTTCCGTTTCCGGCAGAAGACTCGGTGGCAAAATATTAGAATTAAAGAATATTAAAAAATCCTATCCTAGGATAGAATTGATCTCAGGATTTTCCTATGTATTCAAGGCTAAAGAAAGAATCGGAATTGTAGGACCTAACGGTGCGGGAAAGACCACACTTCTGAATTTGATCACAGGAAGAGAAAAGGCCGATTCAGGAGATGTGGCCGCAGGTCTAAATACAAGTTTTGGATATTTCGATCAGTTGGGAAAAGAACTCCCCGGTCCTAAGAAAGTATTGGAATATGTAAAAGAAGAGATCGCGCCAACGATTAAGATGAACGACGGAACTTCTTGGACTGCTTCCCAGTTCTTGGAAAGATTTTTGTTTCCTCCTCAATTGCAACAGACTAAGATCGAAAGATTGTCCGGAGGGGAAAAGAAAAGACTTTATCTCATTCTACTTCTTATGAAAAATCCGAACTTCTTGGTTTTGGATGAACCTACCAACGATTTGGACATTCCTACACTTTCAGTACTCGAAGAATTCTTGGACGATTTTCCCGGAGTGGTTCTTGTAGTTTCTCACGATCGTTACTTCATGGATCGGGTCACTGACTATCTATTCGTGTTCAAAGGAGAAGGTAAGATAGACAGATTCCCCGGCAACTATTCGGAATATCTGGAATATAGAGAATACGAAGAAAAAGAAACCAAGACAAACACTCCTAAACAACCTGAAAAGCAAACGGACAATAAGAAGAAGGGCCTAAGTTACCAGGACAAAAGAAAACTGGAGATCTTGGAAAAGGAGATCCTTTCGCTCGAAACAGAGGAAAAGGAATTGGTCCAGAACTTACAGTCTACCGATCCTGAACTTGCCAGAAAATCAGGAGAAAGACTGAGTAACCTACAAGAAGAATTACAGAGGAAGGTTGCTGAATGGGAAGATCTAGCTTCTAAAGAATAG
- a CDS encoding alpha/beta fold hydrolase encodes MNRKFFPIYLFLILFGLTYCSETLVKTGIGYERWKAGLEKKQTKIEPWNWVYLEGGEGSEKILMVHGFGGDKDNWTRFSKWLTPTYTVVAVDLPGFGENDRIPDQDYNIAQQVKRLDEFVTKLGWEKFHIVGNSMGGAISGVYAATYPRKILSLGLFAPSGVNSPEKSELSKNLEKGKNNLVATNAEEFQELMKFIFVTPPPIPSFLASYFAERAVKNSEFNKYIFKQIRSTGYPLQENMNKIQARTLILWGDTDRVLSVSGAGVLEKGIAGSKKVILKDMGHVPMLERPEEVANTYKEFLAK; translated from the coding sequence ATGAACCGCAAATTTTTCCCAATCTACCTTTTTCTAATTTTATTCGGACTGACCTATTGCTCCGAGACGCTCGTCAAAACTGGCATCGGTTATGAAAGATGGAAAGCCGGTCTCGAAAAGAAACAAACCAAGATAGAACCTTGGAATTGGGTGTATTTAGAAGGTGGAGAAGGTAGCGAAAAAATCCTGATGGTCCATGGATTCGGCGGGGACAAGGATAATTGGACTAGATTTTCCAAATGGCTTACACCTACATATACCGTAGTAGCAGTGGATCTTCCCGGTTTTGGGGAGAATGACAGAATTCCAGATCAGGATTATAATATTGCTCAGCAAGTAAAACGACTGGATGAGTTCGTTACGAAGTTGGGCTGGGAAAAATTTCATATCGTAGGTAACTCCATGGGAGGAGCGATCTCCGGAGTGTATGCTGCTACTTATCCGCGAAAAATATTGTCTCTCGGATTATTTGCTCCTTCCGGCGTGAATAGTCCCGAAAAAAGTGAGCTTTCTAAAAATTTGGAGAAAGGAAAAAACAATTTAGTTGCGACTAACGCAGAAGAATTTCAAGAATTAATGAAATTTATTTTCGTAACACCACCTCCAATTCCTTCCTTTTTAGCTTCTTATTTTGCGGAAAGAGCAGTCAAAAATTCTGAATTTAATAAATATATATTCAAACAGATCAGATCTACAGGTTATCCGTTGCAGGAAAATATGAATAAGATCCAAGCAAGGACCCTAATCCTTTGGGGAGATACTGATAGAGTATTGAGTGTCTCCGGAGCCGGGGTCTTGGAAAAGGGGATTGCGGGATCTAAAAAGGTGATCTTGAAAGATATGGGCCATGTCCCTATGCTGGAAAGACCCGAAGAAGTAGCGAATACTTACAAAGAATTTTTAGCTAAGTAA
- a CDS encoding DUF445 domain-containing protein: MDLSFFSQNKELIGVLMMPLTYGFVGWFTNVVALKMTFYPLEFVGIPPYLGWQGIVPKKAQKLALKSVNIMTERLIKVEDFFSKVDPDQLETEFQPVLNDLIPSATHEIVHHINPILRKHLENGHGEEIVRAVQEKCAHTVKNIITQVKENVSSVFNFRSLVLRKLTGPNVERIVNIFEEVGSKEFKFIEHCGWALGGALGIAQAFLWNYLPIWWTLPIQGIIVGYITNWVALTMIFRPLYEKKVGPIKYRGLFIARQEEVSKKYSNVFATQVLTARNVLEEILYKRAARTLVETIQAETESAATRLNLSGQLDAENKGEDSDFENTKKEVIRKVSDSLAGSSLKLETYMGRAMSIENNMFKRMKDLPPEEFEPILRSAFQEDEYVLILIGSVLGAIVGLVQGIYMIAV, from the coding sequence ATGGATCTGTCCTTCTTCAGCCAAAACAAAGAATTGATCGGGGTCTTGATGATGCCCTTAACCTACGGGTTCGTAGGCTGGTTTACCAATGTGGTGGCCTTAAAAATGACATTCTACCCTCTGGAATTTGTGGGAATTCCTCCTTATTTAGGGTGGCAAGGGATTGTTCCGAAGAAGGCCCAGAAATTGGCCCTAAAATCGGTCAATATCATGACCGAAAGGCTGATCAAGGTGGAGGACTTTTTCTCCAAAGTGGACCCGGACCAATTAGAGACTGAGTTCCAACCTGTTCTGAATGATCTGATCCCTTCTGCAACTCATGAGATTGTTCATCATATCAATCCAATTCTCAGAAAACATTTAGAGAACGGACATGGAGAAGAGATCGTAAGAGCAGTCCAAGAAAAATGCGCTCATACAGTGAAGAATATCATAACCCAGGTGAAGGAGAATGTATCTTCCGTTTTCAATTTCAGATCCCTGGTATTACGTAAACTCACAGGTCCGAATGTAGAAAGGATCGTAAACATATTCGAAGAAGTCGGTTCTAAAGAATTCAAATTTATAGAACATTGCGGTTGGGCACTCGGAGGAGCGCTCGGTATCGCTCAGGCATTCCTATGGAATTATCTTCCTATCTGGTGGACACTTCCTATCCAAGGAATTATCGTAGGATATATCACAAACTGGGTTGCACTCACTATGATCTTTCGCCCTCTTTATGAAAAAAAAGTGGGCCCGATAAAATACAGAGGCTTATTCATAGCAAGACAGGAAGAAGTTTCTAAAAAATATTCGAACGTATTCGCTACACAAGTTCTCACAGCAAGAAACGTATTGGAAGAGATCTTATATAAGAGAGCTGCAAGAACTTTAGTAGAAACCATCCAAGCAGAAACTGAATCCGCTGCTACTCGATTAAACTTATCCGGACAACTAGATGCAGAGAATAAAGGAGAAGATTCAGATTTCGAGAACACCAAAAAAGAAGTCATCCGTAAAGTAAGCGATTCTTTAGCGGGAAGTTCTTTGAAACTCGAAACTTATATGGGAAGAGCGATGAGCATAGAGAATAATATGTTCAAACGTATGAAGGATCTCCCACCGGAAGAATTTGAACCTATCTTAAGATCGGCTTTCCAAGAAGATGAATATGTCCTTATCCTGATCGGTTCCGTTTTGGGAGCAATCGTAGGTCTTGTACAAGGCATCTACATGATCGCGGTGTAA